In Borrelia hispanica CRI, the following proteins share a genomic window:
- a CDS encoding contractile injection system sheath initiator — MDIRIDNDFNLAFDSNLQIVDSIEEQKQRLFIFLKTSKGSLFYDSQWGLDYSHIIKLIKISSLTQIKTYLFMLYKISKLTL, encoded by the coding sequence TTGGATATCAGAATTGACAATGATTTTAACTTAGCTTTTGATTCGAATTTACAGATCGTTGATAGTATTGAAGAACAAAAACAACGACTATTTATATTCTTAAAGACTTCAAAAGGTAGTCTTTTCTATGATTCTCAATGGGGTTTAGATTATTCACACATTATAAAGCTTATCAAGATAAGCTCTTTAACGCAAATCAAAACTTACTTATTTATGTTATACAAGATCTCAAAATTGACATTGTAA